A window of Trichoderma atroviride chromosome 3, complete sequence contains these coding sequences:
- a CDS encoding uncharacterized protein (EggNog:ENOG41): MSKIRYPEDASSSRSMDTPSETTIHDTWDGRNYSVPWPGGVYRIFEKGTDNVIALKAQSLCLRDVAESHNGYDLWLCVEAYGYFGFFNPKSGTYLGHNGKRDEIYASAVKFKGWECFTPRSHPDGGYQLLTPYYESTLKMVSVADDGRSLVRRPHGTTLWEFEKVTKH, encoded by the coding sequence ATGTCCAAGATAAGATATCCCGAAgacgccagctccagccgcTCGATGGATACGCCAAGCGAGACCACCATCCATGACACCTGGGATGGCCGCAACTACTCCGTGCCCTGGCCCGGCGGCGTCTATAGAATCTTCGAAAAAGGCACCGACAACGTAATCGCCCTCAAGGCCCAGAGTCTCTGCTTGCGCGACGTGGCAGAGAGCCACAACGGATATGATCTCTGGCTCTGCGTCGAAGCATACGGCtactttggcttcttcaatcCCAAGTCGGGCACATATCTAGGCCACAACGGTAAACGAGACGAGATATATGCATCTGCCGTGAAGTTTAAGGGTTGGGAGTGTTTCACGCCGAGAAGCCATCCTGATGGCGGATATCAGCTGTTGACGCCATACTATGAGAGCACGTTGAAGATGGTGTCTGTTGCGGATGACGGCCGCAGCCTTGTCAGGAGGCCTCATGGGACGACCTTGTGGGAGTTTGAGAAGGTGACGAAACATTGA
- a CDS encoding uncharacterized protein (EggNog:ENOG41), translated as MAAVLRLGSEAPNFKAETTQGPIDFHEFIGNDWVVFFSHPEDFTPVCTTELGAFAKLQPEFTKRGVKLIGLSANTVDSHHTWISDIKEVTGGHVTFPIIGDKSRQVSLLYDMIDHQDATNVDEKGIAFTIRSVFFIDPKKKIRTILSYPASTGRNAAEVLRIVDSLQTGDKYRVTTPIDWQPGQDVIVAPVIKDDEARKLFPNFKTIKPYLRMTALPEVS; from the exons ATGGCTGCCGTCCTCCGTCTGGGCTCAGAGGCCCCCAACTTCAAGGCCGAGACCACCCAGGGTCCCATTGACTTCCACGAGTTCATTGGCAACGACTgggtcgtcttcttctcccaccCCGAGGACTTCACCCCCGTCTGCACCACCGAGCTGGGCGCCTTTgccaagctgcagcccgAGTTCACCAAGCGTGGCGTCAAGCTGATTGGCCTCTCTGCCAACACCGTCGACTCTCACCACACCTGGATCTCCGACATCAAGGAGGTCACTGGCGGCCATGTCACTTTCCCCATCATTGGTGACAAGTCTCGCCAGGTTTCCCTGCTCTACGACAT GATCGACCACCAGGACGCCACCAACGTCGACGAAAAGGGCATCGCCTTCACCATCcgctccgtcttcttcatcgaccccaagaagaagatccGCACCATCCTCTCCTACCCTGCCTCCACCGGCCGCAACGCCGCCGAGGTCCTCCGCATCGTCGACTCCCTCCAGACCGGCGACAAGTACCGCGTCACCACCCCCATTGACTGGCAGCCCGGCCAGGACGTCATCGTCGCCCCCGTCATcaaggacgacgaggctAGGAAGCTGTTCCCCAACTTCAAGACCATCAAGCCTTACCTGCGCATGACTGCCCTGCCTGAGGTCTCATAG
- a CDS encoding uncharacterized protein (EggNog:ENOG41) has translation MEPNSTPAEVTQSHAVPQQSPSLPQSNEPAADLGEQEVTDESYIEGRLDIDEKRKRFDETSCSLEEKELSDLFKKGLLDDGSTGPLKGDFTLHDLPQLIGDEACSVQWKTSKPKPKQKASGSSRKNGQETKGLTDDELASVLQACPDLEGFITKS, from the coding sequence ATGGAACCAAATAGCACACCAGCTGAAGTGACACAGTCACACGCTGTCCCACAGCAAAGCCCGTCTTTACCACAAAGCAACGAACCTGCTGCTGACTTGGGGGAACAAGAAGTAACGGATGAAAGCTACATTGAAGGCCGATTAGATATCGACGAGAAACGAAAAAGATTCGACGAGACATCCTGTTCGCTcgaagaaaaggagctgTCTGATCTGTTCAAAAAGGGATTGCTCGACGATGGAAGCACCGGCCCGTTAAAGGGAGACTTTACGTTGCACGATCTTCCCCAGCTCATCGGCGACGAAGCGTGTAGCGTTCAGTGGAAAacttcaaagccaaagccaaagcagAAGGCGTCGGGAAGCTCCCGCAAGAATGGCCAGGAGACAAAGGGCTTGACTGATGATGAATTGGCCAGCGTTTTGCAAGCTTGTCCAGACTTGGAGGGCTTCATCACCAAGTCTTAG
- a CDS encoding uncharacterized protein (EggNog:ENOG41), whose product MAPIRTAIIGLSGSATTSWASSAHLPYLLSARGREKYQIVALCNSSVEAAKRAIEAFKLPPDTKAYGDPQAVADDKDIDLVVVSTRVDVHHSSALPSVKAGKDVYVEWPLAHNASHAKELAEAAKASGSRTLVGNQGRGAPPIVKLRELLQQGKVGKVLSSEIRANGGSVDREALLPGIKYFTDLAIGGNIVTIGVGHLFDQVQHVLGDLQDLQSRLQLQRPNVLLRNPSTKEVVETVKSNVPDLVIIDGALAASQIATEGASVLFRFRRGQPFLGEPPLSWTINGEKGEIRLQAFGGSSLHANSYDAPVTIEVHDFATNEVQKIEWSWQSWQEELPVVARSVGLLYEKFADGVAEGQPTFETALARHEQLAKVLAGWEGK is encoded by the exons ATGGCACCTATTCGCACCGCCATCATCGGCCTCTCAGGGTCCGCAACCACATCATGGGCCAGCTCTGCTCACCTGCCATATCTCCTCTCTGCCCGCGGCCGAGAAAAATATCAAATCGTAGCCCTCTGCAACAGCAGCGTCGAAGCTGCGAAACGCGCCATTGAGGCGTTCAAGCTGCCTCCCGACACAAAAGCCTATGGCGACCCTCAGGCCGTCGCAGACGACAAAGACATTGACCTGGTCGTTGTAAGCACCCGCGTCGACGTACACCACTCCAGTGCTCTGCCCAGCGTCAAAGCTGGAAAGGATGTGTATGTGGAATGGCCACTAGCCCACAACGCGTCTCATGCAAAAGAACTTGcggaagcagcaaaagccagCGGTAGCCGGACTCTGGTTGGCAATCAAGGGCGAGGGGCGCCTCCTATTGTCAAGCTCCGTGAGCTGCTTCAACAAGGAAAGGTTGGAAAGGTCCTCAGCAGTGAGATTAGGGCCAATGGCGGATCCGTTGATCGGGAGGCCTTGCTGCCCGGGATTAAGTATTTTACTGATCTGGCTATTGGCGGCAATATCGTGACAATTGGCGTTGGACATT TGTTTGACCAAGTCCAGCACGTCCTCGGAGACCTCCAAGACCTCCAATCACGGCtacagctccagcgccccAACGTCCTCCTTCGCAACCCCTCAACCAAGGAAGTCGTCGAGACAGTCAAGTCAAACGTCCCTGATCTCGTCATCATCGACGGCGCTCTTGCCGCTTCGCAAATCGCCACCGAGGGAGCCAGCGTGCTCTTCCGCTTCCGTCGAGGACAGCCCTTCCTCGGCGAGCCCCCTCTTTCATGGACAATCAACGGCGAGAAGGGCGAGATTCGACTTCAAGCATTTGGCGGATCTTCCCTGCACGCCAACTCGTATGATGCTCCCGTGACCATTGAGGTCCATGACTTTGCCACAAATGAGGTTCAGAAGATTGAATGGAGTTGGCAGAGCTGGCAGGAAGAGCTTCCAGTCGTAGCGAGAAGTGTCGGCCTTTTGTATGAAAAGTTTGCGGATGGTGTGGCGGAAGGACAACCGACATTCGAGACGGCCTTGGCTCGCCATGAGCAGCTAGCAAAAGTTCTTGCTGGTTGGGAGGGGAAATAG